One genomic segment of Litorilinea aerophila includes these proteins:
- a CDS encoding glucosamine-6-phosphate deaminase, producing MNPVQPQRTGQVDRLPVAVYASNQELGRAAAWDARSILRQAIAERGQANLILATGNSQLTFLHALRELDGIDWSKVHVFHMDEYLGIDPNHPASFPRFLREHIIDHVQPAAFYPVPSCGAGSSTSVEQACADYAALLRSHPADLVALGWGENGHLAFNDPPFAEFNDPVWVKVVRLDPVSRRQQVGEGHFASLEEVPTHAITLTIPALLAARQILAIVPESRKADAVYACLAQPVDESRPGSILRTVEHARLYLDGDSAARVLAAGLL from the coding sequence ATGAACCCGGTACAACCTCAACGAACGGGCCAGGTAGACCGGCTCCCGGTGGCCGTCTACGCCAGCAATCAGGAGCTGGGACGTGCGGCTGCCTGGGATGCCCGGTCCATCCTGCGTCAGGCCATCGCTGAACGGGGCCAGGCCAACCTGATCCTGGCCACCGGCAATTCCCAACTCACCTTTCTCCATGCCCTGCGAGAACTGGACGGCATCGATTGGAGCAAGGTTCACGTCTTTCACATGGACGAGTACCTGGGTATCGACCCCAACCACCCGGCCAGCTTCCCCCGCTTCCTGCGGGAGCACATCATCGACCATGTGCAGCCGGCCGCGTTCTACCCGGTCCCGAGCTGCGGGGCCGGCTCATCCACCAGCGTGGAGCAGGCGTGCGCCGACTATGCCGCGCTGCTGCGCAGCCACCCCGCGGATCTGGTGGCCCTGGGGTGGGGCGAAAACGGGCACCTGGCCTTCAACGACCCACCCTTTGCCGAGTTCAACGACCCGGTCTGGGTGAAGGTGGTGCGGCTGGATCCGGTGAGCCGTCGACAGCAGGTGGGGGAAGGTCACTTCGCCAGCCTGGAGGAGGTTCCCACCCATGCCATCACCCTGACCATCCCCGCGCTGCTGGCCGCCAGGCAGATCCTGGCCATCGTGCCCGAGTCCCGCAAGGCGGACGCAGTTTACGCCTGCCTGGCCCAGCCGGTGGACGAAAGCCGGCCCGGCTCCATCCTGCGCACGGTGGAGCACGCCCGGCTCTATCTGGACGGCGACTCGGCGGCGCGAGTCCTGGCTGCCGGTCTTCTCTGA
- a CDS encoding right-handed parallel beta-helix repeat-containing protein — protein MHHGFKRARAVSWPLLICACLLTVGVSLLAYTRAGAQENVHDEDVDFLDVCPAGCPYDSIQAAVDAAAPGDVVRVAVGIYTDLHARGQVTQVVYISKSVTIRGGYSLQFTDPPNPTAYPTVLDARGQGRVFFITGDIHVTLQGLRLTGGHIEGDGGGLRASGANVVLEQVEVRSNEAHRGGGLYFDNCQVRLWSSLVQDNQATGNGGGLYLYNSPAVLARNWLLDNGSGEDGGGIYMLLQHLYLANNVIAHNRADGRGSGIFLAGDADMIHNTLARNGGPAGQGLYQLSNTARLTNTIIVDHPVGIFVAGSATVNLEATFWGHETWANGTNYIARGTIETGTIEISAAPGFRAPDAGDYHLTESSSALDVGIQTAVTRDLDGEERPFGPAVDMGADEYHPGPAMQPASYLPLIVNRRSAATGSQDP, from the coding sequence ATGCACCATGGTTTCAAGCGGGCGCGGGCTGTCAGCTGGCCCCTGCTCATCTGTGCATGCCTGCTCACGGTGGGAGTCAGCCTGCTGGCCTACACCCGGGCCGGCGCCCAGGAAAATGTCCACGACGAAGATGTGGACTTCCTGGATGTCTGCCCAGCCGGATGCCCCTACGACTCGATCCAGGCCGCCGTGGATGCGGCGGCGCCGGGCGACGTGGTCCGCGTGGCGGTGGGAATCTACACGGACCTCCACGCCCGGGGACAGGTCACCCAGGTGGTCTACATCTCCAAGAGCGTGACCATCCGGGGCGGCTATTCCCTCCAGTTTACCGATCCCCCGAATCCGACGGCCTACCCCACGGTGTTGGATGCCAGGGGACAGGGCCGGGTTTTCTTTATCACCGGCGACATCCATGTGACCCTTCAGGGTCTGCGCCTGACCGGCGGCCACATCGAGGGCGATGGAGGGGGGCTGCGTGCCTCCGGCGCCAACGTGGTCCTGGAGCAGGTGGAGGTGAGGAGCAATGAAGCCCACCGGGGGGGCGGACTCTACTTCGACAACTGCCAGGTCCGCCTCTGGAGTAGCCTGGTGCAGGACAACCAGGCTACAGGCAACGGCGGCGGCCTCTACCTGTACAACAGCCCGGCTGTCCTGGCCCGCAACTGGCTTCTGGACAATGGGAGCGGCGAAGACGGCGGTGGCATCTACATGTTGCTGCAGCATCTCTACCTGGCCAACAATGTCATCGCCCACAATCGGGCGGACGGCCGGGGCAGCGGGATCTTCCTAGCCGGCGATGCAGACATGATCCACAACACCCTGGCCCGTAACGGTGGCCCTGCCGGCCAGGGTCTCTACCAGCTCTCCAACACGGCACGCCTCACCAATACCATCATCGTCGACCATCCGGTCGGCATCTTTGTGGCCGGCAGCGCCACAGTCAACTTGGAGGCCACCTTCTGGGGCCATGAGACCTGGGCCAACGGGACCAACTACATCGCTCGGGGTACCATAGAGACCGGCACCATCGAAATTTCGGCTGCACCGGGCTTCCGGGCACCGGATGCCGGCGACTACCATCTCACCGAGAGCTCCAGCGCCCTGGACGTGGGCATCCAGACGGCTGTCACCCGAGATCTGGATGGAGAGGAACGTCCCTTCGGCCCGGCCGTGGACATGGGCGCGGATGAGTACCACCCAGGGCCGGCCATGCAACCGGCCAGCTACCTTCCCCTGATCGTCAATCGCCGGAGTGCGGCCACCGGCAGCCAGGATCCCTGA
- the nagA gene encoding N-acetylglucosamine-6-phosphate deacetylase: MNEINRYTAGHFALVNGRLVLPDSVLSGQALVIDGERIAGIAAPGELGDEIRRIDVGGRLITPGLVDIHIHGALGHTFNEPTDEAFATITAENARRGVTGLLATTATAPIQALVASLERARSWMQNPQPGAQILGVHVEGPYFAPAQAGAQDPAHLRTPDDGSPEALLAHHDVIRIMSYAPELPGAVALTRRLVALEIVPAAGHSAAREEDLLPALEAGLRHTIHIWSAQSTTVREGPWRKPGLLEVTLTYDNLTAEMISDNRHLPPTLMKLAYKCIGPDRLCAISDATSGAGLPEGARFRMGGMEYEVHDGVGMLLDRTAFAGSTTLLNQMLPILTDVVGIPLAAAVRMASLTPARVIGLADRKGSLAPGKDADVAIFNPDFSAWGTLVRGRWVHGPGEAMQAGDGSGDPSMMQISQKK; encoded by the coding sequence ATGAACGAAATCAACCGGTATACTGCTGGACACTTTGCCCTGGTCAACGGACGGCTTGTCCTTCCCGACAGCGTCCTCAGCGGCCAGGCGCTGGTCATCGACGGGGAACGCATTGCCGGCATCGCCGCACCTGGCGAGCTAGGCGACGAGATTCGCCGGATCGATGTGGGCGGACGCCTGATCACGCCAGGTCTGGTAGATATCCACATCCACGGCGCGCTGGGCCACACCTTCAACGAACCGACAGACGAGGCCTTCGCCACCATCACCGCCGAAAACGCCCGGCGGGGCGTCACTGGCCTTCTGGCCACCACGGCCACCGCGCCCATCCAGGCGCTGGTGGCCTCTCTGGAGCGGGCCCGCTCCTGGATGCAGAACCCGCAGCCGGGTGCCCAGATCCTGGGGGTTCACGTGGAAGGGCCGTACTTCGCCCCGGCCCAGGCTGGCGCCCAAGACCCGGCCCATCTGCGCACGCCGGACGACGGCAGCCCCGAGGCCCTGCTGGCCCATCACGATGTCATCCGCATCATGAGCTACGCGCCTGAGCTGCCCGGCGCCGTCGCGCTGACCCGGCGCCTGGTGGCGCTGGAGATCGTACCCGCAGCCGGCCACAGCGCAGCCCGGGAAGAGGATCTCCTGCCCGCGCTGGAAGCTGGCCTGCGCCACACCATCCACATCTGGAGCGCCCAATCCACCACCGTGCGGGAAGGCCCCTGGCGGAAGCCCGGCCTGCTGGAGGTCACCCTCACCTATGACAACCTCACCGCAGAGATGATCAGCGACAACCGCCATCTGCCGCCTACCCTGATGAAGCTGGCCTACAAGTGCATCGGGCCGGACCGCCTCTGCGCCATTTCCGACGCCACCAGCGGCGCCGGCCTGCCCGAGGGTGCCCGCTTTCGCATGGGCGGCATGGAGTACGAAGTCCACGACGGCGTGGGCATGCTGTTGGACCGTACCGCGTTTGCCGGCAGCACCACCCTGCTCAACCAGATGCTCCCCATCCTGACCGACGTGGTGGGGATTCCCCTGGCAGCGGCGGTGCGCATGGCCAGCCTGACGCCGGCCCGGGTCATCGGCCTGGCGGATCGGAAGGGCAGCCTGGCGCCAGGCAAGGACGCCGACGTGGCCATCTTCAACCCCGACTTCAGTGCCTGGGGCACCCTGGTCCGGGGCCGCTGGGTGCATGGCCCCGGCGAGGCGATGCAGGCAGGCGACGGTTCGGGAGATCCATCGATGATGCAGATTTCACAGAAAAAGTGA
- a CDS encoding aldo/keto reductase yields MSRLALGLGLRGQADEAAAQRMIERALDLGINLIDCANIYSPTDDHIHFGRSERILGRVLQGRRDQVVITSKVAGRVGQGPNDYGLSRLHILREVERSLTRLQTDYIDIYLVHVFDPSTPLEETVRALDDLVRAGKVRYVGCCNFQAWQVCRALWIADRLLATPFMCVQNQYNLLDRSLEKEMFGLIRDQGLGAMAYSPLAIGLLSGLYQPGQDPPAGSYWATRGREQFDRIMQGPAGAVIRTVQEVARELGRTPAQVALAWVLSHPEITVAITGSDTEAQLLENVGALGWHLDADVRRRLDEVSTPPGMGF; encoded by the coding sequence GTGAGCAGGCTGGCCCTGGGACTGGGGCTGCGGGGGCAGGCCGATGAAGCGGCCGCCCAACGGATGATCGAACGCGCCCTGGACCTGGGCATCAACCTCATCGATTGCGCCAACATCTACTCCCCCACCGACGATCACATTCACTTTGGCCGCTCGGAGCGGATCCTGGGACGGGTCCTCCAGGGCCGCCGGGACCAGGTGGTCATCACCTCCAAGGTGGCCGGCCGGGTGGGCCAGGGGCCCAACGACTACGGCCTCTCCCGGCTGCATATCCTGCGGGAGGTAGAACGTTCCCTCACCCGCCTCCAGACCGACTACATCGACATCTACCTGGTCCATGTCTTCGATCCCTCGACGCCCCTGGAGGAGACGGTGCGGGCCCTGGACGACCTGGTGCGGGCCGGCAAGGTGCGCTACGTTGGCTGCTGCAACTTCCAGGCCTGGCAGGTCTGCCGGGCCCTCTGGATCGCAGACCGGCTGCTGGCCACGCCCTTCATGTGCGTCCAGAACCAGTACAACCTGCTGGACCGCAGCCTGGAAAAGGAGATGTTCGGCCTCATCCGGGATCAGGGCCTGGGAGCCATGGCCTACAGCCCCCTGGCCATCGGCCTGCTGAGCGGCCTGTATCAGCCGGGGCAGGATCCCCCCGCCGGCTCCTACTGGGCCACCCGAGGCCGGGAACAGTTCGACCGCATCATGCAGGGGCCGGCCGGGGCGGTGATCCGGACGGTTCAGGAAGTGGCCCGGGAGCTGGGCAGGACGCCGGCCCAGGTGGCCCTGGCCTGGGTACTCTCCCACCCGGAGATCACCGTGGCCATCACGGGCAGCGATACCGAAGCCCAGTTGCTGGAAAACGTGGGCGCCCTGGGCTGGCATCTGGATGCCGACGTGCGACGACGCCTGGACGAAGTCTCCACGCCGCCTGGCATGGGCTTCTGA